In the genome of Lysobacter sp. 5GHs7-4, the window TCCTTGCAGGGGTCGGCGATGGTCTGGCCGCGCCCGCCGCAATGCGGACAGGCCTGCTGCATCGAGAAGATGCCGCGCTGGAAACGCACCTGGCCGCGGCCACTGCAGGTGGTGCAGGTTTCCAGCTTGCCGTCGGCCGAACCCGAGCCGTTGCAGGTCTCGCATTCGTCCAGGGTCGGAATTTCGATCTGCTTGTCCAGCCCGCCGACCGCTTCCTCCAGCGACAGCTCCATCACGTAGCCGATGTCGGCGCCGCGGCGCGGACCGCGCTGGGCGCCGCCGCCGAAGATGTTGCCGAAAATGTCGCCGAAAATGTCGCCCATGTCGGCGTAACCGGGGCCGCCGGCGCCGCCGCCCATGCCGTGCTCGAACGCGGCGTGGCCGTGCTGGTCGTAGGCGCGCCGACGGTTGGCGTCGGACAGCACCTCGTAGGCCTCCTTGCACTCCTTGAACGCGTCCTCGGCGGCCTTGTCGCCGGGGTTGCGGTCGGGGTGGTGCTTCATCGCGCAGCGCCGATAGGCCTTTTTCAGGTCCTCGTCGCTGGCGTTGCGGGCCACGCCCAGCACTTCGTAGTAATCGCGTTTGCTCATGGGGCCGGGATTCGGAACTCGTGATTCGGGATACGTCGCAGCCAACAACCAGGGACTGAACCGCAGAGAGGATAGCGAAAGGAGCGGGACAACCCGCTCCTTTCAATCTGCGTCCCTAGCGCCGGATCACGGCTTCTGATCGTCCTTGACCTCGGTGAACTCGGCATCGACCACGTCGTCGGACTTGGCGCCGGCGTTGCCGCCCGCGTCCGCGCCCGGCTGCTGGGCCTGGACCGCGGCGAACAGCGCCTGCGCGGCCTCTTCCAGCGCCTTGGACTTGGCCTCGATCTGACCCTTGTCGTCGCCCTTCATCGCGGTTTCGAGCTCGGCGATCGCGCTTTCGGTACGGCCGATCGCGTCGCCCGGCAGCTTTTCACCGTGTTCCTTGATCGTGCTGCGCGCCATGTGGATCAGGCCGTCAGCCTGGTTGCGGGCCTGGACCAGGTCGTGGAACTTCTGGTCCTCCTCGCGGTTGGCCTCGGCGTCGGCGACCATCTTGGCGATCTCGTCCTCGGACAGGCCCGAACCGGCCTTGATCTCGACCTTCTGTTCCTTGCCGGTCTTCTTGTCCTTGGCCGACACGTGCAGGATGCCGTTGGCGTCGATGTCGAACGAAACCTCGACCTGCGGCATGCCGCGCGGCGAAGGCTCGATGCCCGACAGGTCGAAGCGCGCCAGCGACTTGTTGAAACGGGCCTGCTCGCGCTCGCCCTGCAGCACGTGCACGGTCACGGCCGACTGGTTGTCCTCGGCGGTGGAGAAGGTCTGCGAGGCCTTGGTCGGGATGGTGGTGTTCTTCTCGATGATCTTGGTGAACACGCCGCCCAGGGTCTCGATGCCCAGGCTCAGCGGGGTCACGTCAAGCAGCAGCACGTCCTTGACGTCGCCGGCCAGCACGCCGCCCTGGATCGCCGCGCCGATGGCCACGGCCTCGTCCGGGTTGACGTCCTTGCGCGGCTCCTTGCCGAAGAACTCGGCCACGGCCTGGCCGACCTTGGGCATGCGGGTCTGACCGCCGACCAGGATCACCTCGGAGATGTCGCCCGCGCGCAGGCCGGCGTCGTTGAGCGCGATGCGGCAGGGCTCGATGGTCTTCTTGACCAGGTCCTCGACCAGCGATTCCAGCTTGGCGCGGGTCAGCTTGATGTTGAGGTGCTTCGGACCCGAAGCGTCGGCGGTCACGTACGGCAGATTCACTTCGGTCTGCTGGGCGCTGGACAGCTCGATCTTGGCGCGCTCGGCGGCGTCCTTCAGGCGCTGCAGAGCCAACGGATCCTTGCGCAGGTCGATGCCCTGGTCCTTGAGGAATTCCTCGACCAAGTAGTCGATCACGCGCTTGTCGAAGTCTTCGCCGCCCAGGAAGGTGTCGCCGTTGGTGGCCAGCACCTCGACCTGCATTTCGCCGTCGACCGAGGCGATCTCGATGATCGACACGTCGAAGGTGCCGCCGCCCAGGTCGTAGACCGCGACCTTGCGGTCGCCGCCCTTCTTGTCCATGCCGTAGGCCAGCGCGGCCGCGGTCGGCTCGTTGATGATGCGCTTGACTTCCAGGCCGGCGATCTTGCCCGCGTCCTTGGTGGCCTGGCGCTGGCTGTCGTTGAAGTAGGCCGGCACGGTGATGACCGCCTCGGTGACGGTCTCGCCCAGGTAGGCCTCGGCGGTCTTCTTCATCTTGCTCAGCACTTCGGCCGAGATCTGCTGCGGCGCCATCTTCTTGCCGTCGGCGGTCGACACCCAGGCGTCGCCGTTGTCGTGCGCGGCGATGCCGTAGGGCACCAGGTCCAGATCCTTCTGCACTTCGGCGTCGGTGAACTTGCGGCCGATCAGGCGCTTCACCGCGTAGAAGGTGTTCTTGGGATTGGTGACCGCCTGACGCTTGGCCGAGGCGCCGACCAGGACTTCGCCGTCCTTGGTGAAGGCGACGATGGACGGCGTGGTGCGATCGCCTTCCGCGTTCTCGATGACCTTGACGTTGCCGCCTTCCATGATCGCCACGCACGAATTCGTCGTGCCCAGGTCGATACCGATGATCTTGCCCATGGTGTTGCTCCCTCTCTAATGCTTGGTAGACGTTGCGGCTGCCGTATCGGCGCCGATGTGCGTTATTTGGGGTCCGGTCGCGGGCGGTTCAAGCGCCCCTGCCCTCGCCCTTCAGTCCCGGCGCGGCGGCGCCGGCGGCGGCGTTCAGGCGTCCTGGGCCACCACGACCAGGGCCGGGCGCAGCAGGCGTTCGTTGAGCAGCCAGCCCTTCTGGTAGACCTGGACCACGTGATTCGGGGCGACGCCCGCGGCCGGCACCATGCTCATGGCCTGGTGGTGTTCGGGATTGAATGGCTGGCCGGTCGGGTCGACCGCGACCAGGCCGTTGTCGGCGGCCACCTTCAGCAGCTGGCGCAGGGTCAGTTCCATGCCTTCGCGCAGCGCGTTGGCGTCGGCGCCGGCCGCGGCCAGGCCGGCTTCCAGGCTGTCGATCACCGGCAGCAGCTCGCCGAGCAGGCGCTCGTTGGCGAACTTGCGCGCCAGGTCGATGTCGCGCGCCAGACGCTTGCGCTGGTTGTCCAGTTCGGCGCGCTCGCGCAGCGCGTCTTCGCGGACCTGGGCCAGTTCGGCGCGCAGGGTCTCGGCCTCGTTCGGCGCGGCGGCCGCGGCCGGGTCCTGCGCGTCGAGGGGGAGTTCGGAATTCGGGTCGTGCTGGTTCATGCTGGGTGGGTCCTGGCGGTACGTCCGCGACAGGGCCAGCTATTGGGGCCGTGCCGGGACCGTTCAAGTGCGCCGGCCCGGCCGAAGTGCCGCGATCTACGGCGATCGTGCGCCAACCGCCGCGAGCGCCGCCGTTCGACGCCAATTTTGGGACGATGGGCACCCACACCGGCCGAATAGCCCGATCCCCGCACCGATGTCCGCGCCATCAACGCCCTGCGGAGCGGCACGTCCAGCCTGCATATCCGCCGTTGCTCCCTGCAGGAGCGGCGTAAGCCGCGACCGCGAAAACCGGCGCCCGGCGCCAGCCGACTTCGGGCACAACCCCACACACGACGCCCCACCGCTCCGGCATCGCGGCTCACGCCGCTCCTACACAAAAGCAGGCGCCCAGGCTCGAATCCGCATCCGCTTTCTGTGGGAGCGGCGTAAGCCGCGATGCCGGAGCGATGGGCGTGGGCGGCCGGGTTACGTCCGCAGCGGGCTGACGCCGGGCGCCGGCTTTCGCGATCGCGGCTTACGCCGCTCCCACAGAAAGCTGGCCGCTCAAACCTCAGGCTTGAACGCATCCCCCAGCGCATCGGCCGCCGCCTGCACCACCGGGATCACCCGGTCGTAGGCCATGCGGGTCGGGCCGATCACGCCCAGCACGCCCAGCACCTGCCCGCCGGCGGTGTACGGCGCGGTCACCAGCGACACGCCTTCCAGCGGCGCCAGCCCGGTTTCCTCGCCGATGAAGATGCGCACGCCCGGCGCATGGATGGTCCGCTCCAGCAATTGCAGGATCTCGCGCTTGCGCGCGAAGGCCTCGAACAGCTCGCGCAGGCGCTCCACGTCGGACAGCTCCTGCACGCCCATCAGCCGGGTCTGGCCGGCCAGCACCATGTCGTCGTCGCGGTCCGGCGCCAGCGCCTGTTCGGCCAGTTCCACCGACTGCGCCAGCAGCGCCGCCATCTCCGACTGCGCGCTGCGCAGCTCGCGCAGCAGGGTCGCGCGGATGTCGGCGACCGGGCGGCCGGCGAAATGGCTGTTGAGGTAAT includes:
- the dnaJ gene encoding molecular chaperone DnaJ translates to MSKRDYYEVLGVARNASDEDLKKAYRRCAMKHHPDRNPGDKAAEDAFKECKEAYEVLSDANRRRAYDQHGHAAFEHGMGGGAGGPGYADMGDIFGDIFGNIFGGGAQRGPRRGADIGYVMELSLEEAVGGLDKQIEIPTLDECETCNGSGSADGKLETCTTCSGRGQVRFQRGIFSMQQACPHCGGRGQTIADPCKDCHGQGRVERTKTLQVKIPAGVDNGDRIRLTGEGEAGPAGSPPGDLYVEVRVREHDIFQRDGDDLHCEVPIRISQAALGDTIRVPTLGGEVELRIPFETQSGKLFRLRDKGVKSVRSRKPGDLYCRVVVETPVNLTVEQRELLEKFEATFVGEGARKHSPRSSTFLDGVKGFWDRMTS
- the dnaK gene encoding molecular chaperone DnaK — protein: MGKIIGIDLGTTNSCVAIMEGGNVKVIENAEGDRTTPSIVAFTKDGEVLVGASAKRQAVTNPKNTFYAVKRLIGRKFTDAEVQKDLDLVPYGIAAHDNGDAWVSTADGKKMAPQQISAEVLSKMKKTAEAYLGETVTEAVITVPAYFNDSQRQATKDAGKIAGLEVKRIINEPTAAALAYGMDKKGGDRKVAVYDLGGGTFDVSIIEIASVDGEMQVEVLATNGDTFLGGEDFDKRVIDYLVEEFLKDQGIDLRKDPLALQRLKDAAERAKIELSSAQQTEVNLPYVTADASGPKHLNIKLTRAKLESLVEDLVKKTIEPCRIALNDAGLRAGDISEVILVGGQTRMPKVGQAVAEFFGKEPRKDVNPDEAVAIGAAIQGGVLAGDVKDVLLLDVTPLSLGIETLGGVFTKIIEKNTTIPTKASQTFSTAEDNQSAVTVHVLQGEREQARFNKSLARFDLSGIEPSPRGMPQVEVSFDIDANGILHVSAKDKKTGKEQKVEIKAGSGLSEDEIAKMVADAEANREEDQKFHDLVQARNQADGLIHMARSTIKEHGEKLPGDAIGRTESAIAELETAMKGDDKGQIEAKSKALEEAAQALFAAVQAQQPGADAGGNAGAKSDDVVDAEFTEVKDDQKP
- the grpE gene encoding nucleotide exchange factor GrpE; amino-acid sequence: MNQHDPNSELPLDAQDPAAAAAPNEAETLRAELAQVREDALRERAELDNQRKRLARDIDLARKFANERLLGELLPVIDSLEAGLAAAGADANALREGMELTLRQLLKVAADNGLVAVDPTGQPFNPEHHQAMSMVPAAGVAPNHVVQVYQKGWLLNERLLRPALVVVAQDA